GTTAATCGCCACCGGCAGGAAGTGATACTGAATATTCGGCCAGGCAAACTCTTCGCGGCTGCGGATAAAACCACCCGCTTCGAACTGATTGCTCGCGCCGACACCGGTACCTTTAAACAACCATTCTGCGCCAATCGCGGGCTGGTTATGCATCTGCAAGGCCGGGTATAAAGACACCGGCTGGGTGCAGCTGTATTGCAGGTACATCTCCAGATGATCCTGCAGATTCTCGCCGACGCCCGGCAAATCATGAACCAGCGGAATCTCCAGACGGTTGAGCAGCTCCGCTGCGCCGACACCCGAACGTTGCAGAATTTGCGGTGACGCAATCGCGCCGCTGCACAGCAACACTTCACGTTTCGCTTTCGCCGTTTTAGCGTTGTAGTCGTCACCGTGGAAATAGCTGACGCCCGTGGCACGCTTGCCTTCAAACAGAATTCTGTCGGTCAGCGCGTGGGTCACGATGGTCAGATTGGCTCGCGGTTTGGCCTGATCCAGATACCCGCGCGCAGTACTTGCACGACGGCCTTTCGGTGTCACGGTTCTGTCCATCGGACCAAAACCTTCCTGCTGATAACCGTTCAGGTCGTCGGTACGCGGATACCCTGCCTGCACACCGGCTTCAATCATCGCGTGGAACAGCGGGTTATTGCCTTTTTTCGGCGTCGCCACACTGACCGGTCCGTCGCCACCGTGAAAATCATTCGGACCGATATCGCGGGTTTCGGCTTTGCGGAAATACGGCAGGCAGTCCAGATAACTCCAGTCTTCCAGACCCGGCGCTTTCGCCCAGTTATCGAAATCCATCGCATTACCGCGGATGTAACACATACCGTTAATCAGCGAAGAACCGCCCAGACCTTTACCACGCCCGCATTCCATACGGCGGTTATTCATGTGCGGTTCCGGGTCGGTTTCATACGCCCAGTTGTAACGACGCCCCTGTAACGGGAAAGCCAACGCAGCAGGCATCTGTGTGCGGAAATCCAGACGATAATCCGGGCCGCCCGCTTCCAGCAGCAACACGCTGACGTTGCTGTCTTCGGTCAGCCGGGTGGCGAGAACGTTGCCGGCAGAACCGGCACCAATAATGATGTAATCGTAATCCATTAAAATCTCCTCTGTCGCGGCGGATTAAAAGACTGAGCTGAATTCGCCCAGTTCGACCTGCACGGATTTGATTTGGGTGTAATGCTCAAGCGTGGTGACGCCGTTTTCACGACCAACGCCGGAGTGCTTATAACCGCCGACCGGCATTTCTGCCGCCGATTCGCCCCACGTATTGACCCAGCAAATCCCGGCTTCGAGTTTGTGAATAACACGATGCGCACGGTTAAGATCCTGCGTCACCAGCCCGGCAGCCAGGCCGTATTCGGTATCGTTGGCGCGGCGGATCACTTCCTCTTCACTTTCATAGGTCAGAATGCTCATCACCGGTCCGAAGATTTCTTCGCGGACAATCAGCATGTCATCGCGGCAGTCGGTAAATACTGTCGGGGCGACATAAGCGCCTTTCGCGTATTCACCGGAAGTCACGCGTTCGCCGCCGGTCAGTAACGTCGCGCCTTCACGCTTGCCGCTGTCGATGTAACGCAGCACGGATTCCATATGTGCAAAGCTGACCAGCGGGCCGAAATTGATGTTTTCGTCAGTCGGATCGCCCAGACGGATACGCTTCACGCGTTCCAGAACTTTAGCTTCAAACGCTTTGTGCAGTGCTTTTGGCACAAACACGCGGGTGCCGTTGGTACACACCTGGCCGGAGCTGTAGAAGTTCGCCATCATGGCGATGTCAGCCGCTTTATCGAGATCCGCGTCTTCAAAGATGATCAGCGGAGATTTGCCGCCCAGTTCCATCGTCACTTCTTTCAGCGTGGACGCCGACGCGCTGGCCATGACTTTCTTGCCCGTTTTGACGCCACCGGTGAACGAGACTTTGGCGATATCCGGATGATCGGTTAGCGCCTGGCCGACGCTGGCCGCGCCGGTGACTACGCTGAACACGCCGTCCGGCACACCCGCTTCGGTGTAGATTTCCGCCAGTTTCAGGGCGGTCAGCGAGGTGTTTTCGCTTGGTTTGAACACCATCGCGTTTCCGGCCGCCAGCGCAGGTGCGGATTTCCACAGCGCAATCTGAATCGGGTAGTTCCATGCGCCGATACCCGCGACAACGCCCAGCGGCTCGCGGCGGGTATACACGAAGGAAGAATCGCGCAGCGGAATTTGCTGGCCTTCGATAGCAGGGATCAGCCCGGCGTAATATTCCAGCACATCCGCGCCGGTGACGATATCCACCGCCAGCGTTTCCGACAGCGGTTTGCCGGTATCGGCAGTTTCAATCGCCGCCAGCTCGTCGTTGCGTTCACGCAGAATATCCACGGCGCGGCGCAGAATACGTGCGCGGCTCATGGCCGTCATTGCCGCCCAGACTTTCTGGCCTTTCTGCGCGGATTTCACCGCCAGATCGACATCGGCGTGCGTGGCGGATGGCAGCGTGGCAATCACGTCGCCATTGGCCGGGTTCACTGCATCGAAGGTTTCATCACCGGTACTGTCCTGAAAACGCCCGTTGATATAAAGTTTTTGCGTGCCGTAGCGGGACATAAATCTCTCCTCGGTCTGTGCGGTCTGAAGGTTTTCTGCCTGGCTCATGTGAGCTGCGATTCGATGTGGCGGCGGGTGATTTGCATCGCCTCGGCGCGGTTAAATTCTTTACCGCTAAGTGCGCCGCGCAGCCACAGGCCGTCAATCAGTGCGGCGGTGCTTTGTGCCGCCAGACGTGCCTCACTTTTGGGCAGAAAACGTCTGAATTCAGAACATAAGTTTGAATAGAGCCGGCGGCTGTTGACCTGTTGCAGACGGTACAACTGCGGGTGATGCATGCTGCTCGCCCAGAAGGCCAGCCAGGTTTTCATCGCCGCGCTGTTGGTCTGACTGTCGTCAAAATTGGCTTCTGCAATCGCATGCAGTCGCGCCGTCGGTGCAGTATCCGTCAGCTGCGCTAACCGCAACTGCACCCCTTCCCCCAAATGACTGAGCAAATAACGCATGGTCGCTTCCAGCAGCCCATTCTTGTCACGAAAGTAGTGACTGATGATGCCGTTGGAGACGCCTGCACGGCGTGCGATCTGCGAAATCGACGCATCGTGCATCCCGACTTCGTTGACCGCCGCCAGGGTTGCCTCAATCAATTGCTGCCTTCTTATCGGCTGCATTCCTACTTTGGGCATGGTTCCGGCTCCTGAAAATGAGCGGGTTGAAACGCGCTTAAAAACCGTTTTTTTACGCTTTCGTACAACCTTGTTAACGCTCTTACGCCACCTATTTAACTTTTTTTTGATTGAACGTTCAATTAAAAATGCATATATTTTATTACCAATACGTTAGTAATTTGTATGAATTTTGGAGTTGGTAAGAAGCCAATTTATTGAAAAACAGTGATTAATTAGTAAGACAGGGGAAAAAATGGCAATTGCCGATACGACAGATAAAAAGAGCGAAAAACCTCGCGACCAGCTTAACAAGGTGGTGTTCTTCACCTCCGCAGGTTTGATTTTAGCCTTCACATTAATGACCATTTTCTTCACCGATTTATCGGGAAAATGGATCAGCCTGACCCTCAACTGGGTGTCCGCCACATTTGGCTGGTATTACATGCTGGCGGCGACGCTGTACATCGTGTTTGTAGTGTTCATAGCCTGCTCGCGCTTCGGCTCGATCAAACTGGGCCCTGAACAATCCAAACCCGAATTCAGCATGATGAGCTGGGCGGCCATGTTATTTGCCGCCGGGATCGGCATCGACCTGATGTTTTTCTCGGTCGCCGAACCGGTGACGCAGTACATGCTGCCGCCGGAAGGTAACGGCCAGACGCTGGAAGCCGCACGGCAGGCAATGACCTGGACGCTGTTCCACTACGGCCTGACCGGCTGGGCAATGTATGCGCTGATGGGGATCGCGCTGGGCTATTTCAGCTACCGCTATAACCTGCCACTGACCATCCGTTCGGCGCTGTACCCGATTTTCGGCAAACGCATCAACGGCCCGATCGGTCACAGCGTGGATATTGCCGCCGTCGTCGGCACCATTTTTGGTATCGCGACAACGCTCGGTATTGGCGTGGTGCAGCTCAATTACGGGCTGAAAGTGCTGTTCCATATTCCGGAAAACCTGACCGTTCAGGCCGCCCTGATCCTGCTTTCGGTGATCATGGCGACGGTATCGGTCACGTCTGGCGTGAATAAAGGCATCCGAATTCTGTCGGAACTCAATGTGCTGCTGGCGCTGGGGCTGATCCTGTTCCTGCTGTTCTTTGGCAATACCGAATTCCTGCTCAATGCGCTGGTGCTCAACATCGGGGATTACATCAACCGCTTTATGGGCATGACGCTCAATACCTTTGCGTTTGATCGCCCGACGGAATGGATGAACAGCTGGACTCTGTTCTTCTGGGCATGGTGGGTGGCGTGGTCGCCGTTTGTCGGCCTGTTCCTGGCGCGTATTTCACGCGGGCGCACCATCCGTCAGTTCGTGCTCGGCACGCTGATCATTCCGTTTGTCTTCACCCTGTTGTGGCTGTCGATTTTCGGTAACAGCGCGCTGTATCAGATACTGCACGGCAATCTGGATTTCGCCAACGAAGTGATTGCGCACCCTGAGCGCGGCGTTTACAGCCTGCTGGCGCAGTATCCCGGCTTTACGCTGAGTGCTTCTGTCGCCACCATCACCGGCCTGCTGTTTTATGTCACCTCGGCGGATTCCGGTTCACTGGTGCTGGGTAACTTCACCTCAAAACTGGCGGACATTAATAACGATGCGCCGAACTGGCTGCGGATTTTCTGGTCAGTTACCATCGGCGTGCTGACGCTGGGGATGCTGATGACCGACGGCGTTTCCGCGCTGCAAAACACCACGGTGATTATGGGGCTGCCGTTCAGCTTTGTGATTTTCTTCATCATGGCCGGATTGTATAAATCACTGCGGCTGGAAGATTACCGCCGCGCCAGCACCCAGCAGAATCTGGCGCCGATGCCTTCAACCAGCGACGCGGCGCTGAACTGGAAACAGCGTCTGTCACGGGTGATGAACTATCCGGGCACGCGCCATACGCAGAAAATGATGGATACCGTCTGCCGTCCGGCGATGCAGGAAGTGGCGCAGGAACTGGAGCTGCGCGGGGCGAAAGTGACGTTCAGCGAACATGAGCCACAGGAAGACGAGAAAATCGGGCCGCTGGAATTGCAGGTGGCGCTGGGCGAAGAGCAGAACTTTGTGTATCAGATCTGGCCGGTGCGTTATGCCGTCCCTGCCTTTACCTATCGCGCACGTGCCGGTAAATCGAATTATTACCGTCTGGAAACCTTCCTGCTGGAAGGTACGCAGGGCAATGACCTGATGGACTTCACTAAACATCAGGTAATCAATGACATTCTGGATCAGTACGAACGTCATCTGAACTTCCTGCACATTAACCGCGAAGCGCCGGGGAATACCCTGACCTTCCCGGAACAGCCGGTTTAATCTGAGCTCAAAAAAACCCGCGTAATGCGTAGCAGCAGAATTTATTTAGTAACAATCTTCACCGTAAAGGGGCCGGATTATTCCGGCCTTTTTTTATTTTTAATCAATAATTCCCCTGTTACAGAATTTTCATGCTGTACAAAAATTGACGATAATTTGACTTAGGGATAGTTTAATTCCACTGCGGAAGCAGCAGGTCAGCCAGCATGTATCGCGCTGGCTCTCTCTTTAAAATGGAGTTTAAAACTATGGCTATACCAGCTTATCTATGGCTCAAAGACGACGGCGGCGCGGATATTCGCGGCTCTGTCGACGTTGCGGGCCGTGAAGGCAGTATCGAGATCCTCGGCCTGAATCATTGCATCACTCTCCCCACAGACAACGCAACGGGCAAACCTACCGCTACCCGTGAACATTCCCCCTACAGTTTTGACAAGGAGATCGATGCTTCCAGTCCCTATCTGTACAAGGCTGTAACCTCGGGGCAGAAGCTCCACTCCGCTGAAGTAAAGTTTTATCGAATCAATGACGCCGGTCAGGAGGTTGAGTATTTCAGCGCCGTTATGGAAGGCGTGACGGTCGTCAGCGTGGGGCCGATCATGTATGACGTCAAATCTCAGTACGGGGAAAAGCGGAACCACCTGGAAGTGGTGGAGCTGATTTACGAAAAAATCACATGGCGTTATGTTGACGGGAACATCATCCACTCTGACAGCTGGAATGAACGCACAACCGCATAAGGATAAAGAGCGATGGCATGGAAATATGAGCAAAGCACAGGTAGGTTGTACAACGGCAGCGAATTAGTCGAAACCGGTTACTCTGGTAGTCTGACCAATAAAAACAACCCCGACCGTCAGCAGGTTAAAGGGCTGGGGCCGCTTCCCCGGGGAACGTACAGAATCGCGGGCCACTCAACGTCTAAAGGCCCGATGACCATTATTCTGGAGCAGACGTCCGGGGACTCGTTTGGCCGTTCATTGTTCCGCATTCACGGGGAAAGGGTCGACATGCCTGCGGGCTTTGCGTCAACGGGCTGTATTATCATGTCACGCTCTACCCGGCGGCGCGTTCTGCGCGAAGGCGGGACGCTTGAGGTCGTCCAATGAAGTGGCTCAGGCTTTTGGGACTGTTTCCGTGTCTTGTATGGGCAGGTGGAAATACCCCAGACTGGCCAGCTTCATGGAAGGGAGTTGAGTCAGGCGAACAAGCCTGGATTGATAAGGTCCCTGAACTGGCGGCCAGGGCGGACGTAAAACAGGCTGCCGGTCTCGAGGATGCGCTCTCTATGGCGTTATCTAAGAACACTTCGGCGGTTTTAGGCGCACTCAGCATCATCGACGCAAAAGAATGGCCCCATATGATTGGGACGGATATCGTCTGTGGTATTCCTGCTGAGCTATTCACCACAGACGCTATGGTTGAGGATTTTTATCAGCGAACCCGTCTGGCCCTGCTGAGGACAGACAAAGGAGCAACCTGTCTGTGGATCCTCGAAGCGACATACGAGGAATGGAAAGCAGACAACGCCCGCAAGGCTAAGTAATATTATCTCCTGTAGTACAAAGCCCGGTCGGTTGACCGGGCCGGGAATGATGATTACCCGCAGACAGGCATGTTGAGCTTTTCCGCCCGGTGTACGTCAGTGCTTTTCACCCCGGCGTTAGCCAGTTTTTCTTCCGCCTCTTCGAGGTCTTCCTCATCGATTTCCAGCGATTCCTGATCCTGCCCCTCACAAGGGGTCAGCGCCAGTTCCACCAGGATCGGGAAATGGTCTGAGCCCATAAACCCAAGACGCTGAAGACCGACCAGCGTGAAATCTTTGCTATGGAAAACGTGATCCAGCGGCCAGCGCAGGAACGGATAGCTGGCGTGGAAAGTATTGAACATACCCCGGCCACGGCGCGGATCGAGCAGGCCGCTGACTTTCATAAACAGGCGCGTGGTGCGCGACCATGCCACATCATTCAGGTCGCCGGTGACAATCGTCGGATAGGTCGCTTTCGCCGCCGTATGACCGACAGCAACCAGCTCGCCATCGCGGTCAGTGGATTCGTCGGCTTCCGTCGGGCTTGGCGGCATCGGGTGCAGGCAGTGCATCACCACCTGTTCGCCGGAAGGCAGTTCGGCGCGAAAATGCATCGACGGGATGTCGTCTGCCACCA
The Rahnella variigena genome window above contains:
- the betA gene encoding choline dehydrogenase, encoding MDYDYIIIGAGSAGNVLATRLTEDSNVSVLLLEAGGPDYRLDFRTQMPAALAFPLQGRRYNWAYETDPEPHMNNRRMECGRGKGLGGSSLINGMCYIRGNAMDFDNWAKAPGLEDWSYLDCLPYFRKAETRDIGPNDFHGGDGPVSVATPKKGNNPLFHAMIEAGVQAGYPRTDDLNGYQQEGFGPMDRTVTPKGRRASTARGYLDQAKPRANLTIVTHALTDRILFEGKRATGVSYFHGDDYNAKTAKAKREVLLCSGAIASPQILQRSGVGAAELLNRLEIPLVHDLPGVGENLQDHLEMYLQYSCTQPVSLYPALQMHNQPAIGAEWLFKGTGVGASNQFEAGGFIRSREEFAWPNIQYHFLPVAINYNGSNAVKEHGFQAHVGSMRSPSRGRVQVKSKDPRQHPSILFNYMATEQDWHEFRDAIRITREIMNQPALDPYRGREISPGENVQTDEELDAFIREHAETAFHPSCSCKMGTDEMAVVDGEGRVHGVESLRVVDASIMPQIITGNLNATTIMIAEKIADKIRGRQPLPRSTAEYYTAGDAPVRTTPLKKSA
- the betB gene encoding betaine-aldehyde dehydrogenase, whose amino-acid sequence is MSRYGTQKLYINGRFQDSTGDETFDAVNPANGDVIATLPSATHADVDLAVKSAQKGQKVWAAMTAMSRARILRRAVDILRERNDELAAIETADTGKPLSETLAVDIVTGADVLEYYAGLIPAIEGQQIPLRDSSFVYTRREPLGVVAGIGAWNYPIQIALWKSAPALAAGNAMVFKPSENTSLTALKLAEIYTEAGVPDGVFSVVTGAASVGQALTDHPDIAKVSFTGGVKTGKKVMASASASTLKEVTMELGGKSPLIIFEDADLDKAADIAMMANFYSSGQVCTNGTRVFVPKALHKAFEAKVLERVKRIRLGDPTDENINFGPLVSFAHMESVLRYIDSGKREGATLLTGGERVTSGEYAKGAYVAPTVFTDCRDDMLIVREEIFGPVMSILTYESEEEVIRRANDTEYGLAAGLVTQDLNRAHRVIHKLEAGICWVNTWGESAAEMPVGGYKHSGVGRENGVTTLEHYTQIKSVQVELGEFSSVF
- the betI gene encoding transcriptional regulator BetI, translating into MPKVGMQPIRRQQLIEATLAAVNEVGMHDASISQIARRAGVSNGIISHYFRDKNGLLEATMRYLLSHLGEGVQLRLAQLTDTAPTARLHAIAEANFDDSQTNSAAMKTWLAFWASSMHHPQLYRLQQVNSRRLYSNLCSEFRRFLPKSEARLAAQSTAALIDGLWLRGALSGKEFNRAEAMQITRRHIESQLT
- a CDS encoding choline transporter — protein: MAIADTTDKKSEKPRDQLNKVVFFTSAGLILAFTLMTIFFTDLSGKWISLTLNWVSATFGWYYMLAATLYIVFVVFIACSRFGSIKLGPEQSKPEFSMMSWAAMLFAAGIGIDLMFFSVAEPVTQYMLPPEGNGQTLEAARQAMTWTLFHYGLTGWAMYALMGIALGYFSYRYNLPLTIRSALYPIFGKRINGPIGHSVDIAAVVGTIFGIATTLGIGVVQLNYGLKVLFHIPENLTVQAALILLSVIMATVSVTSGVNKGIRILSELNVLLALGLILFLLFFGNTEFLLNALVLNIGDYINRFMGMTLNTFAFDRPTEWMNSWTLFFWAWWVAWSPFVGLFLARISRGRTIRQFVLGTLIIPFVFTLLWLSIFGNSALYQILHGNLDFANEVIAHPERGVYSLLAQYPGFTLSASVATITGLLFYVTSADSGSLVLGNFTSKLADINNDAPNWLRIFWSVTIGVLTLGMLMTDGVSALQNTTVIMGLPFSFVIFFIMAGLYKSLRLEDYRRASTQQNLAPMPSTSDAALNWKQRLSRVMNYPGTRHTQKMMDTVCRPAMQEVAQELELRGAKVTFSEHEPQEDEKIGPLELQVALGEEQNFVYQIWPVRYAVPAFTYRARAGKSNYYRLETFLLEGTQGNDLMDFTKHQVINDILDQYERHLNFLHINREAPGNTLTFPEQPV
- a CDS encoding Hcp family type VI secretion system effector translates to MAIPAYLWLKDDGGADIRGSVDVAGREGSIEILGLNHCITLPTDNATGKPTATREHSPYSFDKEIDASSPYLYKAVTSGQKLHSAEVKFYRINDAGQEVEYFSAVMEGVTVVSVGPIMYDVKSQYGEKRNHLEVVELIYEKITWRYVDGNIIHSDSWNERTTA
- a CDS encoding tlde1 domain-containing protein, yielding MAWKYEQSTGRLYNGSELVETGYSGSLTNKNNPDRQQVKGLGPLPRGTYRIAGHSTSKGPMTIILEQTSGDSFGRSLFRIHGERVDMPAGFASTGCIIMSRSTRRRVLREGGTLEVVQ
- a CDS encoding endonuclease/exonuclease/phosphatase family protein, translating into MHAFRITLCVLTVIMTLLTLLPFSRNQRWWVRVWDFPRLQMATLCLLFLLTELMIMPLTDGISTTIIILTVACMAYQSWWILPYTPFYRVQVKKTVSGSHSRIKIMNSNVLTTNRKAGALIAQIREHQPDILVLLETDQWWEDQMAVLDADYPHSLRCPLDNLYGMHVYSRLPMHSAKIQFLVADDIPSMHFRAELPSGEQVVMHCLHPMPPSPTEADESTDRDGELVAVGHTAAKATYPTIVTGDLNDVAWSRTTRLFMKVSGLLDPRRGRGMFNTFHASYPFLRWPLDHVFHSKDFTLVGLQRLGFMGSDHFPILVELALTPCEGQDQESLEIDEEDLEEAEEKLANAGVKSTDVHRAEKLNMPVCG